From the Lathyrus oleraceus cultivar Zhongwan6 chromosome 4, CAAS_Psat_ZW6_1.0, whole genome shotgun sequence genome, one window contains:
- the LOC127076354 gene encoding TMV resistance protein N isoform X1, with the protein MGTSEKEYDVFISFRGEDTRKTFTAQLHQALTDNNINTYIDYILKKGDEVGPSLAKAIKDSHISLVVFSENYATSKWCLDELLHILHCRQLHGQVVIPVFCDVDPSHVRHQKETYQKAFAKYMRELATSKSHLDKVLEWKAALSSAANISGWDSRKYRDYSQVIQEVVADVKQKLSLMFPNELKSLVKVDEKDEHIELLLEKIPRIGIWGMSGIGKTTIAKQMFAKNFAHYDNVCFLENVSEESDKFGQMYVRNKLLSELLKREITASNVHGQHTFIKRRLGGKKSFIVLDDVDNATQLDDLCGVLDDLGHNSRLIITTRNKDILSGKVDKIYEVTPWKLKDSLKLFSLGAFQQSYPREGYERISERAVEYAGGVPIALKVLGLHFKSKKPKSWVSELNDYENKGETFPGIQKVLELSYNGLSWREKEMFLDIAFFFKDENKDLVTRILNTCDFNATNGVEILENKALISISNSNTIQIHGLLQKMAFDIARQEDNDRGKRRRLKDAKDICDVIRNNKGIDAVEGIILDLSQKLDLEVQADTFNLMTELRFLKFHVPKGKKKFGTVHLPENFKLYFDKLAYLEWNGYPLKSLPEPVRAEQLIQICLPHSNIEHLWFKKQKLVNLEAIDLSGCKKLKNLPDLSGAPKLKQLRLSGCEELLEVQASAFSKDTLVTLLLDGCKKLSSLMGERHLKSLANFSVKGCYGLKEFSLSSDSLRRLDLSNTGIEILHPSIGGMTNLYSLNLEGLNLTSLPIELSHLALTELRVSKCSVVTKSKLKALFDGLRSLTLLHLKDCCNLFELPANISSLSSLQELRLDGSNVKELPASIKYLLELEVQSLDNCSKLQCLPELPLSIKEFQADNCLSLTTVSTLKTFSVNMIGQNKYISFQNSIKMELDGPSLACMTEDAMLTMKSAAFHNVLVRKYRFQTHSYNYNSAEVCLPGHRIPSQFKQRSTTYASLTIDVLNWVGFILAVVVTPSNITQESEYFVGILCQCYSEDGRTEVGNKSKWKPKLVTNLKMDHIFVWYDPFLCDTILRRNERKVSFKFCITTYTTSGRELGDLLKIKECGVCPIYYSESQKVLGTGNLDKDLEKELYQEIEHERSVEGYDEGESIDIEPNYKEGTGMQNQELDCLIVSKDTQVNDNTQQKENLEIETSSNKREQSELSINKEIKRDESSGVDESHPSNFPARLSVTNKLKIYEESKNLQQSLPSLVKIPSRSYTNLLQLQEAPNKLNPNSSMAAESSSSKPSSSKDQIRRTEENSSQLKKLSTQEHSPVDYSEYKKTLEDDPWAIIEKLLSDELGSTSQASQSTTQAESSETQNESIEMLLDELRQLAFSRNLLKNLNNDVTLEENVKALLVKITDRANELSEKQSSGIADFTTIFNEATINIDEEKRSNVTLQQLNVDHEDSKSKLQESKNKMKKFKESIIAGEDKIKVMDVEIEDIKAQIVLLEEKALKVQQEKLQLEDALLKCKEKRSGIFDEAKNVASKTIQIREKIDNVKKKKMELDSNYEMLKEHYAIVRLSSPF; encoded by the exons ATGGGTACTTCTGAAAAAGAGTACGATGTATTCATTAGCTTTAGGGGAGAGGACACTCGTAAAACCTTCACTGCCCAGCTTCATCAAGCTCTTACAGATAACAATATCAATACATACATTGATTATATTCTTAAAAAAGGAGATGAGGTTGGACCTTCTCTTGCCAAAGCAATCAAGGACTCACATATCTCTCTTGTAGTTTTCTCAGAAAACTATGCAACTTCAAAATGGTGCTTGGATGAACTCCTCCACATACTCCACTGCAGACAACTTCATGGACAGGTAGTTATACCCGTCTTCTGTGATGTAGATCCATCACATGTACGTCATCAGAAAGAGACTTATCAGAAAGCATTTGCAAAATACATGAGAGAACTAGCCACCAGTAAATCTCATCTAGACAAAGTTTTGGAGTGGAAAGCTGCTCTCTCTTCCGCCGCCAATATATCTGGATGGGACTCTCGCAAATATAG GGATTATTCTCAAGTTATCCAGGAAGTTGTGGCAGATGTTAAGCAGAAGTTGTCTCTCATGTTTCCTAATGAACTGAAGAGCCTTGTTAAAGTGGATGAAAAGGATGAACATATTGAATTATTACTGGAAAAGATACCAAGAATCGGAATTTGGGGCATGAGTGGAATAGGAAAGACAACTATAGCTAAACAGATGTTTGCCAAGAACTTTGCGCATTATGATAACGTGTGTTTCTTGGAAAATGTAAGTGAAGAATCAGATAAGTTTGGACAAATGTATGTTCGTAATAAGCTTCTTAGTGAGCTTCTGAAGCGAGAAATTACTGCATCTAACGTTCACGGACAACACACGTTCATCAAGAGGAGGCTCGGTGGTAAAAAAAGTTTTATTGTACTTGATGATGTTGATAATGCTACACAATTAGATGATTTGTGTGGAGTACTTGACGACCTTGGACATAACAGTAGACTCATTATCACAACGAGAAACAAAGATATTCTCAGTGGAAAAGTTGATAAGATATATGAGGTCACACCATGGAAGCTTAAAGACTCTCTAAAGCTTTTCAGCTTAGGAGCCTTTCAGCAAAGCTATCCCAGAGAGGGGTACGAGCGTATCTCGGAAAGGGCAGTCGAATATGCAGGAGGTGTTCCAATAGCTTTAAAAGTTTTGGGTTTGCATTTTAAATCAAAAAAGCCAAAGTCTTGGGTATCTGAGTTGAATGATTATGAGAACAAAGGAGAAACCTTCCCCGGTATTCAAAAAGTGTTAGAGCTAAGTTATAATGGATTATCATGGCGAGAGAAAGAGATGTTTCTAGACATTGCATTCTTTttcaaagatgaaaacaaagaCTTGGTCACAAGGATACTAAATACATGTGATTTCAATGCAACTAATGGAGTAGAAATCCTAGAAAATAAAGCTCTTATATCCATTTCAAACAGTAATACCATACAGATTCATGGCTTACTACAAAAGATGGCATTTGATATTGCTCGACAAGAAGACAATGATCGAGGAAAGCGTCGCCGACTGAAAGATGCTAAAGACATTTGTGATGTCATTAGAAATAACAAG GGCATTGATGCAGTTGAAGGAATAATATTAGATTTGTCTCAAAAACTAGATTTAGAGGTTCAAGCTGACACATTCAACTTGATGACTGAATTAAGATTTCTTAAATTCCACGTCCCCAAAGGTAAGAAGAAATTTGGCACCGTGCATCTTCCTGAAAATTTTAAGCTATATTTTGACAAATTGGCATACCTTGAATGGAATGGGTATCCCTTGAAGTCTCTCCCAGAACCTGTTCGCGCTGAGCAGCTGATTCAGATTTGTTTGCCGCACAGCAACATTGAACATCTTTGGTTCAAGAAACAG AAACTTGTGAATTTAGAGGCAATCGATCTAAGTGGGTGCAAAAAGTTGAAGAACCTCCCTGATTTGTCTGGGGCGCCAAAACTCAAACAGTTGCGCCTTTCTGGTTGTGAAGAATTACTTGAAGTTCAGGCTTCTGCTTTTTCTAAGGACACACTTGTTACTTTGCTACTGGACGGGTGCAAAAAATTGTCAAGTCTTATGGGTGAGAGGCATTTAAAATCTCTAGCGAACTTCAGTGTCAAAGGCTGCTATGGTCTGAAGGAATTTTCGTTGTCATCGGATTCACTAAGAAGGTTGGATTTGAGCAATACAGGAATCGAAATATTGCACCCATCGATTGGTGGTATGACCAATCTTTATTCGTTAAATCTAGAAGGTTTAAATCTAACAAGTCTACCGATTGAACTGTCTCACTTGGCACTTACTGAACTTCGGGTTTCTAAGTGCAGTGTAGTAACTAAATCAAAGTTAAAAGCCCTATTTGATGGTCTAAGATCATTAACATTACTACACTTGAAAGACTGTTGTAACTTGTTTGAACTCCCTGCAAACATCAGTTCCTTATCATCATTGCAAGAGTTAAGACTAGATGGAAGCAATGTGAAGGAGTTGCCTGCTAGCATCAAATACCTGTTAGAGCTAGAAGTTCAGTCTTTAGACAATTGCAGTAAGCTTCAATGTCTGCCAGAACTGCCTTTAAGCATCAAAGAGTTTCAGGCTGACAACTGCTTGTCGTTAACGACAGTATCCACTTTGAAGACTTTTTCAGTAAACATGATTGGACAGAACAAATACATTTCATTTCAGAATAGCATTAAGATGGAATTGGATGGACCCTCCCTTGCCTGCATGACGGAAGATGCCATGTTAACAATGAAAAGTGCTGCCTTTCACAATGTATTAGTGAGAAAGTACAGATTCCAAACCCACAGCTACAATTATAACAGCGCCGAGGTATGTCTGCCAGGACACAGAATTCCAAGTCAGTTCAAACAACGATCCACCACATATGCCTCCTTAACTATCGACGTTCTCAACTGGGTTGGCTTCATTTTAGCAGTTGTCGTCACTCCATCTAACATAACACAAGAGAGTGAATACTTTGTTGGAATCCTATGTCAATGCTATTCGGAAGATGGAAGGACCGAGGTGGGAAATAAGTCTAAGTGGAAGCCTAAACTggttacaaatttgaaaatggatCACATTTTTGTATGGTACGATCCATTCCTCTGTGATACCATACTCAGAAGGAATGAAAGAAAGGTTTCTTTTAAATTCTGTATTACAACTTATACAACTAGCGGCAGAGAACTTGGTGACCTTTTAAAAATCAAAGAGTGCGGGGTTTGTCCAATTTACTACTCAGAAAGTCAGAAGGTTTTAGGCACAGGGAATTTAGACAAGGACTTGGAAAAAGAGTTGTATCAGGAAATTGAACACGAGAGATCAGTTGAAGGCTATGATGAGGGAGAAAGCATTGACATCGAACCAAATTACAAGGAAGGCACGGGCATGCAGAACCAAGAGTTGGACTGTTTAATCG TCTCTAAAGATACTCAGGTAAATGACAATACTCAACAAAAAGAAAATTTGGAAATTGAAACTTCTTCCAACAAACGAGAACAATCAGAATTGTCTATCAATAAAGAAATTAAG AGAGACGAGTCTTCTGGCGTTGATGAATCACACCCGTCTAATTTTCCAGCAAGATTGAGTGTAACAAACAAGTTGAAGATATATGAG GAAAGTAAGAATCTTCAACAATCACTACCATCATTAGTGAAGATTCCATCTCGTTCTTATACTAATTTGTTACAACTACAAGAAGCTCCCAACAAACTAAACCCAAACTCCTCAATGGCTGCTGAGAGTTCTTCAAGTAAACCATCTTCTTCAAAGGATCAAATAAGAAGAACTGAAGAAAACTCTTCACAGTTAAAGAAATTGAGTACTCAAGAACATTCTCCTGTCGATTATTCTGAGTACAAGAAAACTCTTGAAGACGACCCTTGGGCAATCATAGAGAAACTCTTATCTGATGAACTTGGTAGTACTTCACAGGCTTCTCAATCTACAACACAAGCAGAATCTAGTGAAACTCAGAACGAGTCAATCGAGATGCTGCTTGATGAGTTAAGGCAATTGGCATTTTCAAGGAACTTATTGAAAAATTTAAACAATGATGTGACCcttgaagaaaatgtgaaagcTTTATTAGTTAAAATCACTGATAGAGCTAATGAGCTTTCTGAGAAACAAAGTTCTGGTATTGCTGATTTCACCACAATCTTTAATGAGGCCACAATCAATATTGACGAAGAAAAACGGAGCAATGTTACTCTTCAACAACTAAATGTGGACCATGAAGATTCAAAATCCAAGCTTCAAGAATCTAAAAACAAGATGAAGAAGTTCAAAGAGTCCATCATTGCTGGCGAGGATAAAATTAAGGTCATGGATGTTGAAATTGAAGATATTAAAGCACAGATTGTTTTGCTGGAGGAAAAAGCTCTTAAGGTTCAACAAGAGAAGTTGCAGTTAGAGGATGCCTTGCTGAAATGTAAAGAGAAGAGAAGTGGAATTTTCGATGAAGCTAAAAATGTAGCCTCTAAGACCATACAAATTCGCGAGAAGATTGATAATGTcaaaaagaagaagatggagtTGGATTCAAATTATGAGATGCTTAAAGAACATTATGCCATAGTGAGACTATCATCTCCTTTTTAG
- the LOC127138080 gene encoding uncharacterized protein LOC127138080 — protein MFTTAEIKECLTKAFSSLQENVYNAVERKVVKKEKPVTKASSNTASKPTTSSSQGAPFAKDDAPEKTKKSSKGSGKPPLTPKKRKVPTENEKPTTPLISTANQSDPSSGMNPSPPLTISGVVQNKGSSTGAQNLEEDNVQNEQETSSPGEDGKKDSKQAEEKDSEEKEDSEDTSSNSPPRVTFPSDYADEDDQDSDDIEGYF, from the exons ATGTTTACTACTGCTGAAATCAAGGAATGTCTAACAAAGGCCTTTTCATCTTTGCAGGAAAATGTCTACAATG CTGTTGAAAGGAAGGTGGTGAAGAAGGAGAAACCTGTGACGAAAGCTAGTTCGAATACCGCTTCTAAGCCAACTACCTCTTCGAGCCAGGGAGCTCCTTTTGCCAAGGATGATGCTCCAGAAAAAACAAAGAAGAGTTCAAAG GGTAGTGGCAAGCCTCCTCTAACGCCAAAGAAAAGAAAAGTCCCAACTGAAAAT GAAAAACCTACCACTCCCCTCATCTCTACTGCCAATCAGAGTGATCCTTCGAGCGGTATGAATCCATCTCCTCCTCTGACAATCAGCGGTGTTGTTCAAAACAAAGGATCTTCGACTGGAGCACAAAATCTCGAAGAAGATAATGTCCAGAACGAACAAGAGACCTCTTCTCCTGGTGAAGATGGTAAAAAAGACTCGAAGCAAGCTGAAGAGAAGGATTCAGAAGAGAAAGAAGATTCTGAGGATACTTCCAGTAACTCTCCTCCAAGAGTTACGTTCCCTTCAGATTACGCTGACGAAGATGATCAGGATTCTGATGATATTGAGGGGTACTTTTAG
- the LOC127076354 gene encoding TMV resistance protein N isoform X2, translated as MGTSEKEYDVFISFRGEDTRKTFTAQLHQALTDNNINTYIDYILKKGDEVGPSLAKAIKDSHISLVVFSENYATSKWCLDELLHILHCRQLHGQVVIPVFCDVDPSHVRHQKETYQKAFAKYMRELATSKSHLDKVLEWKAALSSAANISGWDSRKYRDYSQVIQEVVADVKQKLSLMFPNELKSLVKVDEKDEHIELLLEKIPRIGIWGMSGIGKTTIAKQMFAKNFAHYDNVCFLENVSEESDKFGQMYVRNKLLSELLKREITASNVHGQHTFIKRRLGGKKSFIVLDDVDNATQLDDLCGVLDDLGHNSRLIITTRNKDILSGKVDKIYEVTPWKLKDSLKLFSLGAFQQSYPREGYERISERAVEYAGGVPIALKVLGLHFKSKKPKSWVSELNDYENKGETFPGIQKVLELSYNGLSWREKEMFLDIAFFFKDENKDLVTRILNTCDFNATNGVEILENKALISISNSNTIQIHGLLQKMAFDIARQEDNDRGKRRRLKDAKDICDVIRNNKGIDAVEGIILDLSQKLDLEVQADTFNLMTELRFLKFHVPKGKKKFGTVHLPENFKLYFDKLAYLEWNGYPLKSLPEPVRAEQLIQICLPHSNIEHLWFKKQKLVNLEAIDLSGCKKLKNLPDLSGAPKLKQLRLSGCEELLEVQASAFSKDTLVTLLLDGCKKLSSLMGERHLKSLANFSVKGCYGLKEFSLSSDSLRRLDLSNTGIEILHPSIGGMTNLYSLNLEGLNLTSLPIELSHLALTELRVSKCSVVTKSKLKALFDGLRSLTLLHLKDCCNLFELPANISSLSSLQELRLDGSNVKELPASIKYLLELEVQSLDNCSKLQCLPELPLSIKEFQADNCLSLTTVSTLKTFSVNMIGQNKYISFQNSIKMELDGPSLACMTEDAMLTMKSAAFHNVLVRKYRFQTHSYNYNSAEVCLPGHRIPSQFKQRSTTYASLTIDVLNWVGFILAVVVTPSNITQESEYFVGILCQCYSEDGRTEVGNKSKWKPKLVTNLKMDHIFVWYDPFLCDTILRRNERKVSFKFCITTYTTSGRELGDLLKIKECGVCPIYYSESQKVLGTGNLDKDLEKELYQEIEHERSVEGYDEGESIDIEPNYKEGTGMQNQELDCLIDTQVNDNTQQKENLEIETSSNKREQSELSINKEIKRDESSGVDESHPSNFPARLSVTNKLKIYEESKNLQQSLPSLVKIPSRSYTNLLQLQEAPNKLNPNSSMAAESSSSKPSSSKDQIRRTEENSSQLKKLSTQEHSPVDYSEYKKTLEDDPWAIIEKLLSDELGSTSQASQSTTQAESSETQNESIEMLLDELRQLAFSRNLLKNLNNDVTLEENVKALLVKITDRANELSEKQSSGIADFTTIFNEATINIDEEKRSNVTLQQLNVDHEDSKSKLQESKNKMKKFKESIIAGEDKIKVMDVEIEDIKAQIVLLEEKALKVQQEKLQLEDALLKCKEKRSGIFDEAKNVASKTIQIREKIDNVKKKKMELDSNYEMLKEHYAIVRLSSPF; from the exons ATGGGTACTTCTGAAAAAGAGTACGATGTATTCATTAGCTTTAGGGGAGAGGACACTCGTAAAACCTTCACTGCCCAGCTTCATCAAGCTCTTACAGATAACAATATCAATACATACATTGATTATATTCTTAAAAAAGGAGATGAGGTTGGACCTTCTCTTGCCAAAGCAATCAAGGACTCACATATCTCTCTTGTAGTTTTCTCAGAAAACTATGCAACTTCAAAATGGTGCTTGGATGAACTCCTCCACATACTCCACTGCAGACAACTTCATGGACAGGTAGTTATACCCGTCTTCTGTGATGTAGATCCATCACATGTACGTCATCAGAAAGAGACTTATCAGAAAGCATTTGCAAAATACATGAGAGAACTAGCCACCAGTAAATCTCATCTAGACAAAGTTTTGGAGTGGAAAGCTGCTCTCTCTTCCGCCGCCAATATATCTGGATGGGACTCTCGCAAATATAG GGATTATTCTCAAGTTATCCAGGAAGTTGTGGCAGATGTTAAGCAGAAGTTGTCTCTCATGTTTCCTAATGAACTGAAGAGCCTTGTTAAAGTGGATGAAAAGGATGAACATATTGAATTATTACTGGAAAAGATACCAAGAATCGGAATTTGGGGCATGAGTGGAATAGGAAAGACAACTATAGCTAAACAGATGTTTGCCAAGAACTTTGCGCATTATGATAACGTGTGTTTCTTGGAAAATGTAAGTGAAGAATCAGATAAGTTTGGACAAATGTATGTTCGTAATAAGCTTCTTAGTGAGCTTCTGAAGCGAGAAATTACTGCATCTAACGTTCACGGACAACACACGTTCATCAAGAGGAGGCTCGGTGGTAAAAAAAGTTTTATTGTACTTGATGATGTTGATAATGCTACACAATTAGATGATTTGTGTGGAGTACTTGACGACCTTGGACATAACAGTAGACTCATTATCACAACGAGAAACAAAGATATTCTCAGTGGAAAAGTTGATAAGATATATGAGGTCACACCATGGAAGCTTAAAGACTCTCTAAAGCTTTTCAGCTTAGGAGCCTTTCAGCAAAGCTATCCCAGAGAGGGGTACGAGCGTATCTCGGAAAGGGCAGTCGAATATGCAGGAGGTGTTCCAATAGCTTTAAAAGTTTTGGGTTTGCATTTTAAATCAAAAAAGCCAAAGTCTTGGGTATCTGAGTTGAATGATTATGAGAACAAAGGAGAAACCTTCCCCGGTATTCAAAAAGTGTTAGAGCTAAGTTATAATGGATTATCATGGCGAGAGAAAGAGATGTTTCTAGACATTGCATTCTTTttcaaagatgaaaacaaagaCTTGGTCACAAGGATACTAAATACATGTGATTTCAATGCAACTAATGGAGTAGAAATCCTAGAAAATAAAGCTCTTATATCCATTTCAAACAGTAATACCATACAGATTCATGGCTTACTACAAAAGATGGCATTTGATATTGCTCGACAAGAAGACAATGATCGAGGAAAGCGTCGCCGACTGAAAGATGCTAAAGACATTTGTGATGTCATTAGAAATAACAAG GGCATTGATGCAGTTGAAGGAATAATATTAGATTTGTCTCAAAAACTAGATTTAGAGGTTCAAGCTGACACATTCAACTTGATGACTGAATTAAGATTTCTTAAATTCCACGTCCCCAAAGGTAAGAAGAAATTTGGCACCGTGCATCTTCCTGAAAATTTTAAGCTATATTTTGACAAATTGGCATACCTTGAATGGAATGGGTATCCCTTGAAGTCTCTCCCAGAACCTGTTCGCGCTGAGCAGCTGATTCAGATTTGTTTGCCGCACAGCAACATTGAACATCTTTGGTTCAAGAAACAG AAACTTGTGAATTTAGAGGCAATCGATCTAAGTGGGTGCAAAAAGTTGAAGAACCTCCCTGATTTGTCTGGGGCGCCAAAACTCAAACAGTTGCGCCTTTCTGGTTGTGAAGAATTACTTGAAGTTCAGGCTTCTGCTTTTTCTAAGGACACACTTGTTACTTTGCTACTGGACGGGTGCAAAAAATTGTCAAGTCTTATGGGTGAGAGGCATTTAAAATCTCTAGCGAACTTCAGTGTCAAAGGCTGCTATGGTCTGAAGGAATTTTCGTTGTCATCGGATTCACTAAGAAGGTTGGATTTGAGCAATACAGGAATCGAAATATTGCACCCATCGATTGGTGGTATGACCAATCTTTATTCGTTAAATCTAGAAGGTTTAAATCTAACAAGTCTACCGATTGAACTGTCTCACTTGGCACTTACTGAACTTCGGGTTTCTAAGTGCAGTGTAGTAACTAAATCAAAGTTAAAAGCCCTATTTGATGGTCTAAGATCATTAACATTACTACACTTGAAAGACTGTTGTAACTTGTTTGAACTCCCTGCAAACATCAGTTCCTTATCATCATTGCAAGAGTTAAGACTAGATGGAAGCAATGTGAAGGAGTTGCCTGCTAGCATCAAATACCTGTTAGAGCTAGAAGTTCAGTCTTTAGACAATTGCAGTAAGCTTCAATGTCTGCCAGAACTGCCTTTAAGCATCAAAGAGTTTCAGGCTGACAACTGCTTGTCGTTAACGACAGTATCCACTTTGAAGACTTTTTCAGTAAACATGATTGGACAGAACAAATACATTTCATTTCAGAATAGCATTAAGATGGAATTGGATGGACCCTCCCTTGCCTGCATGACGGAAGATGCCATGTTAACAATGAAAAGTGCTGCCTTTCACAATGTATTAGTGAGAAAGTACAGATTCCAAACCCACAGCTACAATTATAACAGCGCCGAGGTATGTCTGCCAGGACACAGAATTCCAAGTCAGTTCAAACAACGATCCACCACATATGCCTCCTTAACTATCGACGTTCTCAACTGGGTTGGCTTCATTTTAGCAGTTGTCGTCACTCCATCTAACATAACACAAGAGAGTGAATACTTTGTTGGAATCCTATGTCAATGCTATTCGGAAGATGGAAGGACCGAGGTGGGAAATAAGTCTAAGTGGAAGCCTAAACTggttacaaatttgaaaatggatCACATTTTTGTATGGTACGATCCATTCCTCTGTGATACCATACTCAGAAGGAATGAAAGAAAGGTTTCTTTTAAATTCTGTATTACAACTTATACAACTAGCGGCAGAGAACTTGGTGACCTTTTAAAAATCAAAGAGTGCGGGGTTTGTCCAATTTACTACTCAGAAAGTCAGAAGGTTTTAGGCACAGGGAATTTAGACAAGGACTTGGAAAAAGAGTTGTATCAGGAAATTGAACACGAGAGATCAGTTGAAGGCTATGATGAGGGAGAAAGCATTGACATCGAACCAAATTACAAGGAAGGCACGGGCATGCAGAACCAAGAGTTGGACTGTTTAATCG ATACTCAGGTAAATGACAATACTCAACAAAAAGAAAATTTGGAAATTGAAACTTCTTCCAACAAACGAGAACAATCAGAATTGTCTATCAATAAAGAAATTAAG AGAGACGAGTCTTCTGGCGTTGATGAATCACACCCGTCTAATTTTCCAGCAAGATTGAGTGTAACAAACAAGTTGAAGATATATGAG GAAAGTAAGAATCTTCAACAATCACTACCATCATTAGTGAAGATTCCATCTCGTTCTTATACTAATTTGTTACAACTACAAGAAGCTCCCAACAAACTAAACCCAAACTCCTCAATGGCTGCTGAGAGTTCTTCAAGTAAACCATCTTCTTCAAAGGATCAAATAAGAAGAACTGAAGAAAACTCTTCACAGTTAAAGAAATTGAGTACTCAAGAACATTCTCCTGTCGATTATTCTGAGTACAAGAAAACTCTTGAAGACGACCCTTGGGCAATCATAGAGAAACTCTTATCTGATGAACTTGGTAGTACTTCACAGGCTTCTCAATCTACAACACAAGCAGAATCTAGTGAAACTCAGAACGAGTCAATCGAGATGCTGCTTGATGAGTTAAGGCAATTGGCATTTTCAAGGAACTTATTGAAAAATTTAAACAATGATGTGACCcttgaagaaaatgtgaaagcTTTATTAGTTAAAATCACTGATAGAGCTAATGAGCTTTCTGAGAAACAAAGTTCTGGTATTGCTGATTTCACCACAATCTTTAATGAGGCCACAATCAATATTGACGAAGAAAAACGGAGCAATGTTACTCTTCAACAACTAAATGTGGACCATGAAGATTCAAAATCCAAGCTTCAAGAATCTAAAAACAAGATGAAGAAGTTCAAAGAGTCCATCATTGCTGGCGAGGATAAAATTAAGGTCATGGATGTTGAAATTGAAGATATTAAAGCACAGATTGTTTTGCTGGAGGAAAAAGCTCTTAAGGTTCAACAAGAGAAGTTGCAGTTAGAGGATGCCTTGCTGAAATGTAAAGAGAAGAGAAGTGGAATTTTCGATGAAGCTAAAAATGTAGCCTCTAAGACCATACAAATTCGCGAGAAGATTGATAATGTcaaaaagaagaagatggagtTGGATTCAAATTATGAGATGCTTAAAGAACATTATGCCATAGTGAGACTATCATCTCCTTTTTAG